The Teredinibacter sp. KSP-S5-2 genomic interval CTGGGATCACCTTGTCCTCGAGCACCAGGACGTCTACCGTCAAAGTCGGGGCCAGTTAAACGAAATTGAAATTGCTTAATCCCATTTGGGTAAATAGCAGTCACCAATTCACCGCTGACGGGTTTCGGAGGTCGATGGTTAGCACAAGCAACAACAAAAAAGGACACCAGAGTAAAAAAAACAAGTTTTAACATAGAATTAACAGTTCATATCATGATTGATGTTTTTCTGACAGCAATACTAACCAAAACAACTGTTAATTATTGTTAAGCGAGCGAAAAGAATCGTAAAGCTTTAAACTCTACTAGCTCCCCGTACCATACCGGCAATCCGGCTATATAAATAGTATTCCTATAGCCACGATAAACCACACAAAGTCGTAAAAACTGAAAGCTACAGAATAGAACTATTACATTCTCACGGATATCAGTTTTAAAATGGTATTTTCCAAACCAAGATTAATCAGCCACTTCGGGGAGAAAAGAGATATCAATATAGTGCTTCTTGGGATTACCTTTATCGATTAGAACAGAGATATCATCAGTATGAATATGATCCGTTGGATCAAACCATATATTTTCACTACTGAACACATGCAATTTACCTGTAGTAGGATTCTTCCATTGAGCATATATCTTATATGGGTTTCTACCATTAACAGATAGTGATTTATTTCTTTCCACACTCTGAAATTTAGCTTTAACACGAACACCATTCTGCTTTAAATATTCTATTTTCCTTCCTGTCAGATTCCCAAAAACAATAATTGAAGCTCCCACAAGAGAAAAAACAGCACCCAGCCCACCTAAAATAACTGCAGCTCCCCACAACGAGAAGAATCCGTTAATTTTAGCTTGCTCCGGAGAAGAGGATTGATACAGAACTTGAACGACTTCGCCCCTGGAATAGCTAGGGGGATTACTGCCCATCGAAGATGTAAATTCTACAAGAGTGCCATCTCGAGTCTCAAACTGAACAACAGGTCGGTAGGTTGTTGAATCGCTTGATCTCGAACGCACCAAATCCACAACCACGCCCTCGGCGGCTAAACTATCCCGCATAAAATCTTGTGTATTTTTATACACGAAGAAAGCGCCCAACAATAAGCCTAAACCCACTAACGTAAAAATATATTTTATAACTACAATTGTCTTCATAACTCACTATACCCAAATATCACCACAGTCTTTTTTTAACATATACTTAAGAGCAGTTGGCAACTTAGATAAAGAACATTGCCAACTCAACATATTCATATTAAAGCCCCGCAATACCTTTACTTAAGCAGACCTATATTACTATAAACATAAGTAGGCTTACCTTTACCGGCCAAGTTATCCTTAAATTCACTATACAGCAATAACCGCGTTGGTATTCCTTTATCCATAATAGCTATATACCATTTTCCTTCCAACAACACATCTGGCTTACCACATGAGTTGGCATATCGATAATACTTAACCACTTTCGAATTTTGATAACCCCAACCATATAGCACTTCAACTTGTGTAAGTGCATTATATGGAGGTATTTCTTGGTGCCAATCTAAACTCACTTTGACGACGGCCACATCGACACCACTTGAAATAGCTTCAATGGCTAGATCATTTTCTGAGGGAGGAGGAACATATGTAAATTCACCGAACGCATCATCTGGAGGAATAATAACTGGCAAAGCAACCGAACATGCATAGCCATTAATCGACACAAACATTCCAATAGCCAAAAAAAGAATCTTCATTCCTATACCACACACAAAACCTAATATTTACGACAAAACAAATCCTATTCACCTTCCAGTTTATACCGGTGCTCATACGTATTTATCCGAGAACACCATCTTATCTATCGTCCTCCAAAAATCCCATGACACGTTCAGAATCTCATATAACGTATTTGAACCACTAAACTATAACTTCACTTAACTGGTACATCTTTATCTAAAACTCATAGACTTTCTCGATAACTCCATCCCCAAAATCATGATCAACTCTAACTCTAATACCAGTTCGATCACTCATATATGTTAAAGTTACCACAGGATCATGGTATCCCCATAAAAGATCCATCTTTTTTTCAAGAACCAGCTGGCCGCTGTCGATTCTTTTAACCTTCAAATAGCATGTACTTTTGCTTTTCAAACATAGAATTTGTGCGCTATATGTTTTGTTGTTTATATTATGTGTAACGGTGACATCACCTTCACTCCCCCTATCACATCCGTTAAACAAAAACACAAATATAAAAAACGACATCCGGCAGGCACTTAGACTAAATCTAGAAAACATACAAAAAACTCAACAATATTGACCGCATATAACAATCCATTTAACATACAAAAAAGTACAACAACAAATACAAAATATATCTACCTACAACGCAGACACACTTCACATTAATCACAAACTAAAATAGTTAATATAGAATTTATTCTTAAAAAGTCACATCCAAATGCATCTCGGATATCTTATTTGGATATATTTTATTCGAAAATCGGTATATATACGGAGCGTCGTTATCAGCAACACACAAAGCATGAAAATTTATCCTCATATCCAACAACAGTCATACCACTCTTAAAGAAGCAAAATATAAAGAAAAAATCATTTCCATATAATTTCATTCATACTTTGTTGTGTATGGAAGTATGCCAAAAAAATGAAGAACCAGACACAGAAAAAACGACACATAAGGTACGATAAATTCATATGGATTAAAATAACGCATTCTAGCTATAGCACCAGCTCTATAAGCTTGCTCAATGGAATATTCTGGGAATGCCAGGATTAGGCCTCCTATTCCACTAACAATCCCTATAGCTAAAATTTTTACTATAAATACCGCCAAGATAAACCATCCAAAGAAAATTATCCCTCTAAATAGGATAGTTCTTTCATTAC includes:
- a CDS encoding DUF3592 domain-containing protein is translated as MKTIVVIKYIFTLVGLGLLLGAFFVYKNTQDFMRDSLAAEGVVVDLVRSRSSDSTTYRPVVQFETRDGTLVEFTSSMGSNPPSYSRGEVVQVLYQSSSPEQAKINGFFSLWGAAVILGGLGAVFSLVGASIIVFGNLTGRKIEYLKQNGVRVKAKFQSVERNKSLSVNGRNPYKIYAQWKNPTTGKLHVFSSENIWFDPTDHIHTDDISVLIDKGNPKKHYIDISFLPEVAD